The Halodesulfovibrio sp. MK-HDV genomic interval TAGAAAATACCAATCCGGCGATAAGTACAAAGAAGCACGAGCCCTCCACCGTAAAATTATTGCGGAGGTTCGTAACTCCCGTTCATCAGTTGCGTCCAAATCTACCGTTAAAAAGAAGCCTGCGAAGTCAACTCCTTCAAAAGTAAGGAAAACCAACAGGTCATCCCGCAACGTTGCGCTTAAAGGTATCCGTTTTACGAGTAGTAATGATTATACCCGTGTAGTTATTGACCTGAGCGGCGCGACGAAGCATCAGTATAAGTTCTTAAATGCTGATCCGTCCCGAAACTTACCCTTCAGACTCTATATTGATCTGGACAGAACTGTTCCGACTCAGTCCGTTAAGGACGAGTTAAAAATTTACGACGGTATTTTGCGAATGATTCGCGTTGGTAAACCTGTTCCGAGTACGAGCCGTGTTGTGCTTGATTTCGAAGCAGTGCAGAAATATACCGTTTTTGCTTTAGAAAATCCTTACAGGGTCGTTGTGGATGTCTCTGCTCCCAAAGATGGAAAGATGAGCCATCCTCCGGTGGATCTATCCAAAAAAGTCTTAGTGCATAAGACTAAGAAACCATCACGCACAATTCCGACATCCCGTAAGATTCCTGACCTTGTTGAGCAACTCGGTTTGACCGTGAAAACTGTTATGATTGATGCAGGACATGGCGGCAAAGACCCCGGTGCATCAAGAAATAGAATTCGCGAAAAAGATTATGTTCTTAAGACTGCGAAAATGTTGGGTAAAAAACTTAAGGCAAAAGGCTTTAACGTGTTGTATACACGTTCCACAGATGTTTTTGTTCCACTTGAAGAACGTACTGCTAAAGCGAATGTGCAAAAGGTAGATTTATTCGTTTCACTGCATATTAACGCCAACAGAAAAACTAGCGTGAACGGCATTGAAACATATTATTTGAACCTTGCCAGATCAAAAAGTGCACGTCGTGTTGCTGCTCGAGAGAACGCAATCACAGAGAAACGCATTAGTGATTTACAGTTTATTTTGACCGACCTCATGCTCAACTCCAAAATGCAAGAGTCTAAAGCTCTGGCGGAACTGGTTCAGAAGAGCATGGTAAAAACGGTACGTGCAAGGGGCTGGAAATCTAAAAGTAATGGAGTACGAAGTGCGCCGTTCTACGTTCTTATGGGCGCAAAGA includes:
- a CDS encoding N-acetylmuramoyl-L-alanine amidase, coding for MLITRKKGMLCLPLLLLILLLSVTDSYASISRDYQTALNQFRSLVKNPKQARYRSNWKRLEDKFIAIYQTNPDGSYAPKVLYYMGRVNEELAKRSYLRSDYQASVDYYNRCAKRFTKHSWTDDSLFRLARIQYYNLNQATEARRTLNTILRKYQSGDKYKEARALHRKIIAEVRNSRSSVASKSTVKKKPAKSTPSKVRKTNRSSRNVALKGIRFTSSNDYTRVVIDLSGATKHQYKFLNADPSRNLPFRLYIDLDRTVPTQSVKDELKIYDGILRMIRVGKPVPSTSRVVLDFEAVQKYTVFALENPYRVVVDVSAPKDGKMSHPPVDLSKKVLVHKTKKPSRTIPTSRKIPDLVEQLGLTVKTVMIDAGHGGKDPGASRNRIREKDYVLKTAKMLGKKLKAKGFNVLYTRSTDVFVPLEERTAKANVQKVDLFVSLHINANRKTSVNGIETYYLNLARSKSARRVAARENAITEKRISDLQFILTDLMLNSKMQESKALAELVQKSMVKTVRARGWKSKSNGVRSAPFYVLMGAKMPSILVELGYCSNKTEAKRLRNNSYLNLLAAGIANALSTYRHNLKNYAAM